The following proteins come from a genomic window of Dongia rigui:
- a CDS encoding PAS domain-containing protein, with translation MIFATDLPIPDFPGLAGRRIVWARSEECVTQPCRRLLEWWSAHADAGPPRREDFDIADYGDIVENIYIIAGTVEGFELRLAGEEYIRLFGLKRGWVWHRNAADPVIRDSAAFLAFVAQAKRPLRTLGRLELIERHWIELETVVCPLAPAADGAAKFLGCTAPLP, from the coding sequence ATGATTTTCGCGACCGATTTGCCGATTCCCGATTTCCCTGGCCTCGCCGGCCGCCGCATCGTTTGGGCCCGCAGCGAGGAATGCGTGACCCAGCCTTGCCGCCGCCTGCTCGAATGGTGGTCGGCGCATGCCGATGCCGGGCCGCCGCGGCGCGAGGATTTCGATATCGCCGACTATGGCGACATCGTCGAGAACATCTACATCATCGCCGGCACGGTCGAGGGTTTCGAGCTGCGCTTGGCCGGCGAGGAATACATCCGCCTCTTCGGCCTCAAGCGTGGCTGGGTCTGGCACCGCAATGCCGCCGACCCGGTGATCCGCGATTCAGCGGCCTTCCTGGCCTTCGTGGCGCAGGCCAAGCGACCCTTGCGCACGTTGGGGCGCCTCGAGCTCATCGAACGGCACTGGATCGAGTTGGAGACGGTGGTCTGCCCGCTGGCACCGGCCGCCGACGGCGCCGCCAAGTTTCTGGGCTGCACGGCGCCATT
- the acnA gene encoding aconitate hydratase AcnA — MPQLNSLKTRKTLKVGAKSYDYFSLKAAEKTLGDLSRLPNSMKVLLENLLRYEDGSSVTVKDVQAVKKWLKDKRSDREIAYRPARVLMQDFTGVPAVVDLAAMRDAMKALGGDPKKINPLSPVDLVIDHSVMVDFFAGPGAFKKNVDLEYERNGERYEFLRWGSTAFDNFRVVPPGTGICHQVNTENLAQVVWTMKEPTATVKGKKTGGKTIAYPDTLVGTDSHTTMVNGLAVLGWGVGGIEAEAAMLGQPISMVIPEVIGFKLTGKLKEGTTATDLVLTVTQMLRKKGVVNKFVEFYGPGLDDLALPDRATIANMAPEYGATCGFFPVDAETIRYLKSTGRKADRIALVEKYAKAQGMWRDKKTADPVFTDTLSLDISTVEPSLAGPKRPQDRVPLNTAAESFKKNLVEVFGRKGNESAVSVKGADWELEDGAVVIAAITSCTNTSNPSVMLGAGLVAKKAVELGLTVKPWVKTSLAPGSQVVTDYLKNAGLNKFLDKLGFNLVGYGCTTCIGNSGPLPEPIADAVTKGDLVAAAVLSGNRNFEGRVNPHCKANYLASPMLCVVYALAGSMKIDITKDPIGYGKKGKPVYLKDIWPTTKEVADTVAKSVKLSDFKKRYADVFKGDTNWRKVKAPKGLTYTWPTTSTYVANPPYFQGMKKEAGTISDIRGARPLAILGDSITTDHISPAGSIKKDGPAGQYLIANGVAPADFNSYGARRGHHEVMMRGTFANIRLKNEMAPGTEGGVTRFMPSGEGMSIYDAAMKYQKAKTPLVVVGGKEYGTGSSRDWAAKGTLLLGIKAVLVESFERIHRSNLVGMGVLPLMFKGDMTRKSLGLDGSEIFDITGLAGPGKNGNIKPRMDVPVKITRSNGKVEEIIVTCRIDTAEEVEYYRHGGVLPYVLRNLAGV, encoded by the coding sequence GTGCCTCAATTGAACAGCTTGAAAACCCGCAAGACATTGAAGGTCGGGGCGAAATCCTACGACTATTTCAGCCTGAAGGCGGCCGAGAAGACGCTGGGCGATCTTTCCCGCCTGCCCAATTCGATGAAGGTCCTTCTTGAAAACCTGCTGCGCTACGAAGACGGCAGCAGCGTCACGGTGAAGGACGTCCAGGCCGTCAAGAAGTGGCTGAAGGACAAGCGCTCCGACCGCGAGATCGCCTATCGCCCGGCGCGTGTCCTGATGCAGGATTTCACCGGCGTTCCCGCCGTCGTCGATTTGGCGGCCATGCGCGATGCGATGAAGGCCTTAGGCGGCGACCCGAAGAAGATCAACCCGTTGTCGCCGGTCGATCTCGTCATCGACCATTCGGTGATGGTCGATTTCTTTGCCGGGCCCGGCGCCTTCAAGAAGAATGTCGATCTGGAATACGAGCGCAATGGCGAACGTTATGAGTTCCTGCGCTGGGGCTCGACCGCCTTTGACAATTTCCGCGTCGTGCCGCCGGGAACCGGCATCTGCCACCAGGTCAATACCGAGAACCTCGCCCAGGTCGTCTGGACGATGAAGGAACCGACCGCCACGGTGAAGGGCAAGAAGACCGGCGGCAAGACCATCGCCTATCCCGATACGCTGGTCGGCACCGACAGCCACACCACCATGGTCAATGGCCTGGCCGTCCTTGGCTGGGGTGTCGGTGGCATCGAAGCCGAAGCGGCCATGCTGGGCCAGCCGATTTCGATGGTCATTCCGGAAGTCATCGGCTTCAAGCTGACCGGCAAGCTCAAGGAAGGTACGACGGCGACCGACCTCGTCCTCACCGTGACGCAGATGCTGCGCAAGAAGGGTGTGGTCAACAAGTTCGTCGAATTTTATGGCCCCGGCCTCGACGATCTGGCGCTGCCGGACCGCGCCACCATCGCCAACATGGCGCCGGAATATGGTGCCACCTGCGGTTTCTTCCCCGTCGATGCCGAAACCATCCGTTATCTGAAGTCGACGGGCCGCAAGGCCGATCGCATTGCGCTGGTGGAAAAATACGCCAAGGCGCAAGGCATGTGGCGCGACAAGAAGACGGCCGACCCGGTCTTCACCGACACCTTGAGCCTCGATATCTCGACGGTGGAACCGAGCCTTGCCGGACCGAAGCGCCCGCAGGACCGCGTGCCGCTCAACACCGCTGCAGAGAGCTTCAAGAAGAATCTGGTCGAGGTCTTCGGCCGCAAGGGCAATGAAAGTGCCGTCTCGGTGAAGGGTGCCGATTGGGAGCTGGAAGACGGCGCCGTCGTCATCGCCGCCATCACCTCCTGCACCAACACCTCGAACCCGTCGGTGATGCTGGGCGCCGGTCTCGTCGCCAAGAAGGCGGTCGAACTGGGCCTGACCGTGAAGCCCTGGGTGAAGACCAGCCTGGCACCAGGCTCGCAGGTGGTCACCGACTATCTGAAGAATGCCGGCCTCAACAAGTTCCTCGATAAGCTGGGGTTCAACCTGGTGGGCTATGGCTGCACCACCTGCATCGGCAATTCCGGCCCCTTGCCGGAACCGATCGCCGATGCGGTCACCAAGGGTGACCTGGTGGCGGCCGCCGTGCTCTCCGGCAACCGCAATTTCGAAGGCCGCGTCAATCCGCATTGCAAGGCGAACTATCTCGCCTCGCCGATGCTCTGCGTGGTCTACGCATTGGCCGGCAGCATGAAGATCGACATCACCAAGGATCCGATCGGCTATGGCAAGAAGGGCAAGCCCGTCTATCTCAAGGATATCTGGCCGACCACCAAGGAAGTCGCTGACACGGTCGCCAAATCCGTGAAGCTCAGCGATTTCAAGAAGCGCTATGCCGACGTTTTCAAGGGCGACACCAATTGGCGCAAGGTGAAGGCGCCCAAGGGCCTCACCTATACCTGGCCCACGACATCGACCTATGTCGCCAACCCACCCTACTTCCAGGGCATGAAGAAGGAGGCCGGCACCATCAGCGATATCCGCGGTGCGCGTCCCTTGGCGATCCTGGGTGACTCGATCACGACCGATCACATCAGCCCGGCGGGCTCGATCAAGAAGGATGGGCCAGCCGGTCAATATCTCATCGCCAATGGCGTGGCACCGGCCGATTTCAACTCCTATGGCGCGCGTCGCGGCCATCATGAAGTGATGATGCGCGGCACCTTCGCCAATATCCGGCTGAAGAACGAGATGGCACCCGGCACCGAAGGCGGTGTCACCCGCTTCATGCCGTCCGGCGAAGGGATGTCGATCTATGACGCCGCCATGAAGTACCAGAAGGCGAAGACCCCGCTGGTCGTCGTGGGCGGCAAGGAATACGGCACCGGCTCGTCGCGCGACTGGGCGGCCAAGGGCACGCTGCTGCTCGGCATCAAGGCCGTGCTGGTCGAAAGCTTCGAGCGCATCCACCGTTCGAACCTGGTCGGCATGGGCGTGTTGCCGCTGATGTTCAAGGGCGACATGACCCGCAAGAGCCTCGGTCTCGACGGTTCCGAAATCTTCGACATCACCGGCCTCGCCGGTCCTGGCAAGAACGGCAACATCAAGCCGCGCATGGACGTGCCGGTAAAGATCACGCGGTCGAACGGCAAGGTGGAGGAGATCATCGTCACCTGCCGCATCGACACCGCGGAGGAGGTCGAATACTACCGCCACGGCGGCGTCCTCCCTTACGTGCTGCGGAACCTCGCCGGCGTGTAA